One window of the Chitinophaga niabensis genome contains the following:
- the era gene encoding GTPase Era, with the protein MHRAGFVNIFGKPNAGKSTLLNALLGEKLAIVTPKVQTTRHRIMAVVTEPGYQIVFSDTPGIIDPKYKMHEKMMGAVRSALEDADVALLMMEAKDNVEECLAMFDSLKLKATCLLVINKMDVLEKAELDALTERCKVWGKAKAVITISALQKKGLDVLLKQILEFLPESEAFYPEDTLTDRSTRFFVGEIIREKIFLLFEEEIPYHTAVLVTQFEEKTTLTKISAEIIVTRETQKGIILGEKGKSIKEIGSRARVDIEKFLDRKVFLELHVKVRPKWRDNDLYLKEYGLI; encoded by the coding sequence ATGCATCGTGCTGGATTTGTAAACATCTTTGGTAAACCTAATGCCGGAAAAAGTACCTTGCTCAACGCATTGTTGGGTGAGAAACTGGCAATTGTAACCCCCAAGGTGCAAACCACCCGGCACAGGATCATGGCTGTAGTAACGGAACCCGGTTACCAGATCGTGTTCTCCGATACCCCCGGTATCATTGATCCCAAATACAAGATGCATGAGAAAATGATGGGCGCCGTACGTTCCGCACTGGAAGATGCAGATGTAGCCCTGCTGATGATGGAGGCAAAAGATAATGTGGAAGAATGCCTGGCGATGTTTGATTCCCTCAAGCTGAAAGCCACCTGCCTGCTGGTGATCAATAAAATGGATGTGCTGGAAAAGGCTGAACTGGATGCATTGACCGAACGCTGCAAAGTATGGGGCAAAGCCAAAGCAGTGATCACCATTTCTGCTTTGCAGAAAAAGGGCCTGGATGTACTCTTAAAACAGATCCTCGAATTCCTGCCGGAAAGCGAGGCATTTTACCCGGAAGACACGCTCACAGACCGTTCTACACGTTTCTTCGTGGGAGAGATCATCCGTGAAAAGATATTTTTACTCTTCGAAGAAGAGATACCATATCATACGGCGGTGTTGGTTACACAGTTTGAAGAAAAGACCACGCTGACCAAGATCTCCGCAGAGATCATCGTTACCCGCGAAACACAAAAGGGTATCATCCTTGGCGAAAAAGGAAAGTCTATTAAAGAAATAGGTTCCAGGGCAAGGGTGGATATAGAAAAGTTCCTGGACCGTAAAGTGTTCCTGGAATTACATGTAAAAGTGCGTCCTAAATGGCGCGACAACGATCTGTATCTGAAAGAATACGGATTGATTTAA
- a CDS encoding RNA polymerase sigma-70 factor encodes MSEKINNERELLASVARADERAFEKIVHHYYPRLLPFVINITKTKYAAEEIVQEVFLRLWQHRHEHERIYNLSSWLFTIASNLSLTYIKRAAMEGKLLKLIQSSQADSTLDAEERLNWKESGLLIYEAVKRLPPQQQLIYQLSRQEGLSNPEIAERLKLSPNTVKNHLVKAIQSIRVFIRRATLIFF; translated from the coding sequence ATGAGCGAAAAGATAAACAATGAAAGGGAGCTGCTGGCCAGTGTAGCACGGGCAGATGAGAGAGCTTTCGAAAAGATCGTTCATCATTATTATCCCCGGCTGCTCCCCTTTGTTATTAACATAACAAAAACAAAATACGCAGCCGAAGAAATAGTACAGGAGGTATTTCTGCGCCTCTGGCAACACCGCCATGAGCATGAGCGTATTTATAACCTCAGCTCCTGGTTATTCACCATCGCTTCCAATCTTTCCCTTACCTATATTAAAAGAGCCGCCATGGAAGGCAAACTGCTCAAACTGATACAGAGCAGCCAGGCAGACAGTACATTGGATGCAGAAGAAAGGCTCAACTGGAAAGAAAGCGGCCTGCTGATCTACGAGGCTGTTAAACGCCTCCCACCCCAACAACAACTCATCTACCAACTCAGCCGCCAGGAAGGATTGAGCAATCCGGAAATAGCCGAAAGACTGAAACTATCCCCCAATACCGTGAAAAACCACCTGGTAAAGGCTATTCAGTCCATCCGCGTCTTTATCCGGCGGGCCACCTTAATTTTTTTTTAA
- a CDS encoding FecR family protein, protein MSIQQQERLSDLLTRYYKGNMAEADAEELSFYLKDDRNNDAIRQILTGLSAEVAPADVDMADMQRLIRNVKEVSGDRANIKRLSFTRIAAAVLLMLGIGGYFMFSGIPSAERQVQVKRYKNDVLPGGNKAMLTLGDGSTISLEDAQQGSLAQQGGSQVIKSADGELAYNKNGLQGEEIQYNTLTTPLGGQYRITLPDGTSVWLNAGSSLRYPTAFSGKERKVELKGEGYFDVAKNAAMPFYVTLNNGVEVKVLGTQFNVNAYSDEKNIATTLVEGAVLIKNNEIANVLQPGQQSLAGQNNNSLKLVKNADIAAVTAWKEGVFKFNDADIETVMKQLSRWYDIEIVYEGSPVKEYFNGTIPRNVPVSKVLELLELTGLVHFKIEGKRIIVTS, encoded by the coding sequence ATGAGCATACAGCAACAGGAAAGGCTTTCCGACCTGCTTACCCGTTATTATAAAGGTAACATGGCAGAAGCCGATGCAGAAGAGTTATCCTTTTATCTGAAGGATGACCGGAACAACGATGCCATCCGGCAGATCTTAACAGGTCTGTCTGCAGAAGTTGCTCCGGCAGATGTGGATATGGCTGATATGCAGCGTTTGATCCGTAATGTGAAAGAGGTTTCCGGCGATCGGGCTAATATCAAAAGGCTGTCATTTACCCGGATTGCAGCAGCAGTGCTGTTAATGCTGGGCATAGGAGGATATTTCATGTTCAGCGGTATACCCTCCGCTGAAAGGCAGGTGCAGGTAAAACGGTATAAAAATGATGTATTGCCCGGAGGAAATAAAGCCATGCTGACTTTAGGTGATGGCAGCACCATCAGCCTGGAAGATGCCCAACAAGGCTCCCTTGCACAACAGGGAGGTTCGCAGGTGATCAAATCAGCAGATGGAGAACTGGCTTATAATAAAAACGGGCTGCAGGGTGAAGAGATACAATATAATACACTGACCACACCGCTCGGCGGTCAATACCGGATCACTTTACCGGATGGCACCAGCGTTTGGCTCAATGCCGGCAGCTCCCTGCGTTATCCTACTGCTTTTTCAGGAAAGGAGCGAAAAGTGGAACTGAAAGGGGAAGGTTATTTTGATGTAGCGAAAAACGCGGCCATGCCATTTTATGTAACACTGAACAATGGTGTGGAAGTAAAGGTATTAGGCACACAATTCAATGTAAATGCCTATAGCGATGAAAAGAATATTGCCACCACCCTTGTGGAAGGCGCGGTGTTGATAAAGAATAATGAAATAGCCAACGTATTACAGCCAGGTCAGCAAAGCTTAGCCGGTCAAAATAATAACAGCCTGAAACTGGTGAAAAATGCAGATATAGCTGCCGTGACGGCCTGGAAAGAGGGCGTGTTCAAATTTAATGATGCGGATATTGAAACCGTGATGAAACAGCTTTCACGCTGGTATGATATAGAGATCGTATACGAGGGTAGTCCTGTAAAAGAATATTTCAACGGCACTATTCCAAGGAATGTTCCTGTCTCAAAAGTATTGGAACTGCTGGAACTTACCGGTCTTGTACATTTTAAAATCGAGGGGAAAAGAATAATAGTCACATCCTGA
- a CDS encoding SDR family oxidoreductase: MKLQNKTALITGGTSGIGLATAQDFIREGAKVIITGRDEITLHEVVQQLGENASGIVCDAGNIHDILALPVKLTSIDILFCNAGYGKFAPIEAVTVEQFDELFDILVKGVFFTTQAVLPLMKEGGSIIFNTSVVTLYGSPYASVYSAAKSAVASFIKTFAAECTAKGIRVNGVSPGYTESKGFEKTGMSAEQIEGVKQSVIPTLPFKRFGKAMEIAKAVSFLASDDASYLHATELIVDGGYSTIK, translated from the coding sequence ATGAAACTACAAAACAAAACAGCCCTGATCACTGGTGGAACCAGTGGCATCGGTTTAGCAACAGCACAGGACTTTATCCGCGAAGGCGCAAAAGTGATCATTACCGGTCGTGATGAAATTACATTGCATGAGGTCGTTCAGCAACTCGGAGAAAACGCATCCGGGATAGTTTGCGATGCAGGAAATATCCACGACATCCTTGCGTTACCAGTGAAACTAACATCCATTGATATTCTTTTCTGCAATGCCGGTTACGGTAAATTCGCTCCTATTGAAGCCGTAACAGTTGAACAGTTTGATGAACTGTTTGATATACTGGTGAAAGGCGTTTTCTTTACTACGCAGGCTGTACTCCCGTTAATGAAAGAAGGTGGTTCCATCATCTTTAACACCTCGGTTGTTACACTATATGGTTCACCTTACGCCTCCGTTTATTCAGCAGCTAAATCAGCAGTAGCATCTTTCATCAAAACCTTCGCTGCAGAATGTACAGCAAAGGGAATACGCGTCAATGGCGTAAGCCCCGGTTATACAGAATCGAAAGGTTTTGAAAAAACCGGCATGTCTGCAGAACAGATTGAAGGCGTTAAACAATCCGTTATTCCCACATTACCCTTTAAGCGTTTTGGAAAAGCCATGGAAATTGCCAAAGCTGTTAGTTTTCTGGCTTCTGACGATGCGTCCTATTTACACGCAACAGAATTGATCGTAGATGGTGGCTACTCCACCATAAAGTAA
- the der gene encoding ribosome biogenesis GTPase Der: MPGFTVAIVGRPNVGKSTLFNRLLEQRKAIVDDSSGVTRDRQYGIAEWNGKSFNVIDTGGFVAKSEDVFEREIRKQVKIAMEEANLVLFMCDVTTGITDLDADVADLLRRSNKPVFLAVNKVDNHERQLEASEFYGLGFEHVHFLSSMSGSGTGELLDEITALIKEDDEQAEGPDSGIPKIAIIGQPNVGKSSLLNALIGEERNIVSDIAGTTRDTIHTRYNLYQKEFILIDTAGIRRKNKVHEDLEFYSVIRAVRALDEADICMLLLDAEKGITAQDISIFSLAARKGKGIVILVNKWDLVEKHTNSARDYEKELKERIAPFNDVPIVFTSVPDKQRIFKAIEVALDVYENRKRKIQTSKLNEIMLKAIDAFKPPVVRGTPIKIKYVTQLPTHTPAFAFFANLPDDIKTPYRNYLENKLRENFNFQGVPLKIFFRKK; encoded by the coding sequence ATGCCTGGTTTTACAGTAGCAATTGTAGGCCGCCCGAACGTAGGGAAATCAACTTTATTTAACCGTTTGCTGGAGCAGCGGAAGGCTATCGTTGATGACTCAAGTGGGGTAACCCGCGACCGGCAGTACGGGATCGCTGAATGGAACGGTAAGTCCTTCAACGTGATAGATACTGGCGGTTTTGTTGCCAAAAGCGAAGATGTATTTGAACGTGAGATACGCAAACAAGTGAAGATTGCCATGGAAGAAGCCAACCTGGTGCTTTTCATGTGTGATGTTACTACAGGTATTACAGACCTGGATGCTGACGTGGCAGATCTGCTGCGCCGCTCCAATAAACCTGTTTTCCTGGCAGTAAATAAAGTAGATAATCATGAGCGCCAGCTGGAAGCATCTGAGTTCTATGGCCTCGGCTTTGAACATGTGCATTTCCTTTCTTCCATGAGCGGAAGCGGCACCGGTGAGCTACTGGATGAAATAACAGCGCTGATCAAAGAAGATGATGAACAGGCGGAAGGCCCGGACAGCGGTATTCCTAAGATTGCCATCATCGGCCAGCCGAATGTAGGTAAATCATCCCTGCTGAATGCACTCATAGGAGAGGAGCGGAATATCGTTTCAGATATTGCCGGTACCACCCGTGATACCATTCACACCAGGTATAATCTCTACCAGAAAGAATTTATCCTGATAGATACCGCCGGTATCCGCCGTAAGAATAAAGTGCATGAGGACCTGGAGTTCTATTCCGTGATCCGGGCCGTAAGGGCTTTGGATGAAGCAGATATCTGTATGCTGCTGCTGGATGCTGAAAAAGGCATCACCGCACAGGATATCAGCATCTTCAGCCTGGCTGCCCGTAAAGGGAAAGGCATCGTGATCCTGGTAAATAAATGGGACCTGGTGGAAAAACACACCAACTCCGCCCGCGATTACGAAAAGGAACTCAAAGAGCGCATAGCACCCTTTAATGATGTACCGATCGTTTTCACTTCCGTACCTGACAAACAACGGATTTTCAAAGCGATAGAAGTAGCGCTGGATGTGTATGAGAACAGGAAACGTAAGATCCAGACCTCCAAACTGAACGAGATCATGCTTAAAGCCATAGATGCGTTCAAACCACCCGTGGTAAGAGGTACACCTATCAAGATCAAATATGTAACGCAATTGCCTACGCATACCCCCGCCTTTGCTTTCTTTGCCAATTTGCCGGACGATATAAAAACGCCCTACAGGAACTACCTGGAGAACAAATTGCGCGAAAACTTTAATTTTCAGGGGGTCCCACTGAAAATTTTCTTTAGAAAGAAGTAG
- a CDS encoding single-stranded DNA-binding protein, whose translation MIKLQIIGHLGKNAVQNTVNGKQVLNFNVAHNERYRNAQGVQTDRTVWVDCAMWYPNAVGPYMLQGTYVFVEGVPVVDTYNNNAGGVTAVLKLRVTDLKLLPGGQRTNGSRTAEPEIENPADDLPF comes from the coding sequence ATGATCAAACTTCAAATCATCGGCCACCTTGGCAAAAACGCTGTGCAGAACACAGTGAACGGAAAACAAGTCCTGAATTTTAATGTTGCACACAACGAAAGGTACAGGAACGCGCAGGGCGTTCAAACAGACCGGACGGTCTGGGTAGATTGCGCCATGTGGTATCCAAATGCCGTGGGGCCTTACATGTTACAGGGTACCTATGTATTTGTGGAAGGCGTTCCTGTAGTGGACACTTATAACAACAATGCAGGAGGAGTAACTGCGGTGCTGAAATTAAGGGTTACAGACCTGAAATTACTGCCGGGTGGTCAACGGACAAATGGAAGCAGAACAGCAGAACCGGAGATAGAAAATCCGGCGGATGACCTGCCATTTTAA
- a CDS encoding TonB-dependent receptor, with product MKKFMLLALLCVSVFTQAQVVITGVVTDKTSGKPLEGASISIYNGSGTHTDTKGQYRITVPGHGSYTLQASFLGFITIQETIKVQQKTTELNIALQETGLFVKPVEISSLRAGRNAPFTKSELSKEDIAKQNLGQDLPLLLNQLPSVVTNSDAGAGVGYTGLRVRGSDITRINVTINGIPVNDAESQGTFFVNMPDFASSVNSIQLQRGVGTSTNGAGAFGASLNLSTNQFNDKAYAEIDNSYGSFDTWKHTVKAGSGLINGHFTVDARLSKISSNGYVDRAASDLRSFYTSAAYISEKTAIRLNVFSGKEKTYQAWNGISKGDLDTNRTYNSSGTQKPGAPYDNETDNYQQDHYQLFFNHAIHNNLNFNVALHYTRGRGYYENYLADQLYTDYGLSAPIINGAPVTETDLIRQLWLDNHFYGGIFSVNHNAGKFSWSAGGGWNRYDGKHYGKIIWAEQAIEKDYRWYNLNSFKTDLNFYWKGEYAITEKLKAFADVQYRHVVYELNGFRKNPEIRQKKRYDFFNPKGGFTFQLNNKQHLYASYAIGNKEPNRDDFEVGLLQAPKHETLRNLEAGYVLRSQKGGVQANVYYMNYRNQLVLTGQINDVGAYARTNIPKSYRLGLELDGHYNLFPQLTLAGNIALSRNRVFDYTEFLDDWDNGGQKPVTHKESDISFSPNLVAGYTVSVKPVAGLSVDWVGKYVSRQFLDNSSDKARTLDAFLVNDIRINYIVPQQLFKELGLQLMLNNVFNEMYEPNGYTYGYLEGGTVKSSNTYFPMAGFNFMAGIRIGL from the coding sequence ATGAAAAAATTCATGCTCTTAGCGCTGCTGTGCGTATCTGTATTTACACAGGCGCAGGTAGTTATCACCGGTGTAGTAACAGATAAAACATCCGGTAAACCGCTGGAAGGCGCCAGCATCTCTATTTACAACGGCTCCGGTACACATACAGATACTAAAGGACAATACCGCATCACTGTTCCCGGGCATGGTTCCTATACGCTGCAGGCAAGCTTTCTGGGCTTCATTACTATACAGGAAACCATCAAAGTGCAACAGAAAACAACTGAATTAAATATTGCATTACAGGAAACTGGCCTCTTTGTAAAACCTGTGGAGATCTCCAGTCTGCGTGCAGGCAGGAACGCTCCTTTCACCAAATCAGAACTGAGTAAAGAAGATATTGCCAAACAGAACCTCGGGCAGGACCTGCCACTACTGCTCAACCAGCTGCCTTCCGTAGTAACCAATTCGGATGCAGGTGCCGGTGTAGGATATACGGGGCTGAGGGTACGTGGCAGTGACATTACCCGCATCAATGTTACCATCAATGGTATTCCCGTGAACGATGCAGAATCCCAGGGTACCTTCTTTGTGAATATGCCGGACTTTGCTTCTTCCGTGAACAGCATCCAGCTGCAACGTGGTGTAGGCACTTCTACCAATGGCGCCGGGGCTTTCGGAGCTTCACTGAACCTCAGCACCAATCAGTTCAATGATAAAGCATATGCTGAAATTGATAATAGCTACGGCTCTTTTGATACCTGGAAACACACGGTAAAAGCCGGTAGCGGCCTTATTAACGGGCATTTCACAGTAGATGCACGTTTATCAAAGATCTCTTCGAACGGGTATGTTGACAGAGCTGCATCAGACTTACGTTCCTTCTATACCTCCGCTGCATACATCTCTGAAAAAACGGCTATCCGCCTGAATGTATTCTCCGGAAAGGAAAAAACATACCAGGCATGGAATGGTATTTCAAAAGGCGATCTTGATACTAACAGAACATACAACTCAAGTGGCACCCAAAAACCAGGCGCTCCTTATGATAATGAAACGGACAACTACCAGCAGGATCATTATCAGCTGTTCTTTAATCACGCTATTCACAATAACCTGAACTTCAACGTAGCGCTGCATTACACACGTGGCCGCGGTTATTATGAGAATTATCTTGCGGATCAGCTCTATACAGATTATGGCCTGTCAGCACCCATCATCAACGGCGCACCTGTTACCGAAACAGACCTGATCCGTCAGCTATGGCTGGACAATCATTTCTATGGCGGTATATTCTCCGTTAATCACAATGCCGGCAAATTCAGCTGGAGTGCAGGTGGCGGCTGGAACCGTTATGATGGTAAACATTACGGCAAGATCATCTGGGCAGAGCAGGCTATTGAAAAAGATTACCGCTGGTACAACCTGAATTCTTTTAAAACAGATCTCAACTTCTACTGGAAAGGTGAATACGCCATCACTGAAAAACTGAAAGCATTTGCAGATGTGCAGTACAGGCATGTAGTTTATGAACTGAACGGCTTCCGCAAGAACCCGGAGATCCGCCAGAAGAAACGGTATGATTTCTTCAATCCCAAAGGAGGTTTTACTTTCCAGCTGAACAACAAACAACATCTCTATGCTTCCTACGCCATCGGCAATAAAGAACCTAACAGGGATGATTTTGAAGTGGGTTTATTACAAGCTCCTAAGCACGAAACCCTGCGTAACCTGGAAGCGGGCTACGTACTTCGCAGCCAGAAAGGTGGTGTGCAGGCAAACGTGTATTACATGAACTACCGTAATCAACTGGTGCTCACCGGCCAGATCAATGATGTAGGCGCATACGCCAGAACCAATATCCCGAAAAGCTATCGCCTTGGGCTTGAGCTGGATGGCCATTACAATCTATTCCCCCAGCTCACGCTGGCCGGGAACATTGCTTTGAGCCGCAACCGCGTATTTGATTACACAGAGTTCCTGGATGATTGGGATAATGGTGGTCAGAAACCTGTTACGCATAAAGAATCTGATATTTCCTTCTCTCCTAACCTGGTGGCCGGCTATACAGTCAGCGTCAAACCTGTTGCAGGCTTGTCGGTTGACTGGGTTGGTAAATACGTGAGCCGCCAGTTCCTGGATAATTCTTCTGATAAAGCACGTACACTGGATGCTTTCCTGGTGAACGATATCCGCATCAATTATATCGTTCCGCAGCAATTATTTAAGGAGTTAGGTTTGCAACTGATGTTGAACAACGTGTTCAATGAAATGTACGAGCCGAACGGGTATACTTATGGTTACCTGGAAGGTGGGACCGTAAAATCTTCGAACACCTATTTCCCCATGGCCGGCTTCAATTTTATGGCCGGAATAAGGATCGGCTTATAA
- a CDS encoding SIR2 family NAD-dependent protein deacylase has translation MKFIDNELQERLLNFYKGQGKLTVLTGAGLSADSGIPTFRDKDGFWTVGSVNYMPEEMGTYKMFLKQPLDVWKWFLYRLGICSKANPNVGHYAIKELEDLFGSRFQLITQNVDGLHFKAGSARDAAYLIHGTLEYSRCGEGCSDDLYPYPNLPMEKGDELTPEQIETLKCPVCRSYLRPHVLWFDEYYNEMYYKLDSSLRAAKQTGLLLVVGTSGSTNLPVRIATQVLNSGGFIIDINKHPNHFSDMASDKMYGYALKGSSSDILPEFVELFKGFTKTI, from the coding sequence ATGAAATTTATCGACAACGAACTGCAGGAAAGACTCCTTAATTTTTACAAAGGCCAAGGCAAATTAACCGTACTTACAGGGGCAGGGCTTTCTGCCGACAGTGGTATTCCAACCTTCCGGGATAAAGATGGATTCTGGACCGTTGGCTCCGTCAACTACATGCCTGAAGAAATGGGCACCTACAAAATGTTCCTTAAACAACCGCTCGATGTATGGAAATGGTTCCTGTACAGACTGGGTATTTGTTCCAAAGCGAACCCCAATGTTGGGCATTATGCCATAAAAGAACTGGAAGATCTTTTCGGCAGCAGGTTCCAGCTGATCACACAGAATGTGGACGGACTTCATTTTAAAGCCGGAAGCGCAAGAGATGCTGCCTACCTGATACATGGCACGCTTGAATATTCCCGTTGCGGAGAAGGGTGCTCCGATGATCTTTACCCCTATCCCAACCTTCCGATGGAAAAAGGAGATGAGCTCACACCGGAACAAATAGAGACATTAAAATGCCCTGTATGCCGCTCTTATTTAAGACCGCATGTGTTGTGGTTCGATGAATACTATAATGAAATGTACTATAAGCTGGATAGCTCTCTGCGTGCGGCCAAACAAACAGGGTTATTGCTTGTTGTAGGCACATCAGGTTCTACCAATCTTCCTGTAAGGATTGCCACCCAGGTTTTAAACAGCGGTGGGTTTATTATTGATATTAATAAACACCCTAACCATTTTTCAGATATGGCCAGCGATAAAATGTATGGCTATGCGCTTAAAGGCAGCAGTAGTGATATCTTACCGGAGTTTGTAGAACTATTCAAAGGCTTTACTAAGACAATATAG